The Mycolicibacterium cosmeticum DNA window CCCAACTCAGACGGCTGTGCGAGGTCGACGTGCACTGCATGGGCGCACCGCGGGACACCGCCATCGTGGCGCAGCCCGACCCGGCGCTCACCTCGGCCAACGCGGCGCTGTCCACCCTGTCGGCCGACCTGGTGATGGTGAACAACGCAGCGGATGCGACCGTCGTGCACTCGCACACCTGGTACACGGGGATGGCCGGGCATCTGGCCGCGCTGTTGCACGGTGTCCCGCACGTGCTCACCGCCCACTCGCTGGAACCGCTGCGGCCCTGGAAGGCCGAACAGCTCGGCGGCGGGTATCGCGTCTCGTCCTGGGTGGAAAAGACCGCGATCGAGGCCGCCGATGCCGTCATCGCCGTCAGTTCCGGGATGCGCGACGACGTGCTGAGCACCTATCCGGCGCTGGACCCCAGCCGGGTGCATGTGGTGCGCAACGGGATCGACACCACGGTGTGGTACCCCACCCCGCCCGAACCGGGTGAGTCGGTGCTGACCGAACTCGGGGTGGACCTGGGCAAGCCGATCGTGGCGTTCGTCGGCCGCATCACCCGCCAGAAGGGCGTCGCGCATCTGGTTGCGGCGGCACACAAGTTCGATCCCGACGTGCAGCTGGTGTTGTGTGCGGGCGCACCGGACACCCCGGAGATCGCGGCCGAGATCAGTTCGGCGGTGCAGGAGCTGGCCCGCAGCCGGACCGGCGTGTTCTGGGTGCGCGAAATGCTGCCCATCGGCAAGATCCGCGAAATCCTGTCGGCAGCATCGGTGTTCGTGTGCCCGTCGGTGTACGAGCCGCTGGGCATCGTCAACCTCGAAGCGATGGCGTGCTCGACGGCCGTGGTGGCCTCGGACGTCGGTGGCATCCCGGAGGTGGTGGCCGACCACAGCACCGGCCTGCTGGTGCACTACGACGCCGCAGACACCGCGTTCTTCGAGCAGCGGCTCGCCGATGCGGTCAACACGCTGGTGGCCGACCCCGAGCGGGCGCGTCGCTATGGCGCGGCGGGTCGGCAGCGCTGCATCGACGAGTTCTCGTGGGCCCACATCGCGGAGCAGACCGTGGAGATCTACCGCAAGGTACAGCGCTGACCCCGAGGGGATCAGCGCTGCGGCGGGATGGAGCTAGCTGGTGACGCCCTTGAGCTCGTCGCCCAGTGCGGCGGCCTCATCCGGGGTGAGTTCGACGACCAGTCGTCCCCCACCTTCCAGTGGTACTCGCATCACGATGCCGCGCCCCTCTTTGGTTGCTTCCAGTGGACCGTCACCGGTCCGGGGCTTCATCGCCGCCATCGTGTGCTCCCTCCGCGTGCGCCGGCCCGCGCCGACGGACCCGTTCATGGCCGGTCTCACCGGCTCGAGTTGGATAGTGAACTGACTCTATTGTTCCCTATCCGGAGCCTTCGGTGTGAAAAGACCCGGCGATGGCACCTGACTGTGACCAGTTCAGGTCGCTGACGGCACCCAGCACGAGGCGATGTGGTCGTCCACCATCCCGGTCGCCTGCATCAGCGCGTAGGCCGTCGTCGGCCCCACGAATCGGAACCCGCGACGCTTGAGTTCCTTGGCCATTGCCGTCGACTCGGCCGTGACCGCCGGCACCGCCGACATGTCGGCGGGCCGTTCGCGGCGCTCCGGCGCAAACGACCACAGCAGGTCGGCAAACTCGACATCGAGATCGGACACCGCCCGCGCGTTGGCGATGGTGGCCTCGATCTTGGCGCGGTTGCGCACGATGCCCTCATCGGCCAACAGGCGCTGCACATCCCGCTCGGTGAAGCGGGCCACCTTGTCCACGTCGAACCGTTTGAACGCCTTGCGGAAGTGCTCCCGTTTGCGCAGGATCACCAGCCAGGACAGCCCGCTCTGGAAAGCCTCCAGGCTGACCCTTTCGAACAGCGCGGCCGAATCCCGTACCGGCTGACCCCATTCGGTGTCGTGATACTCACGGTAGAGCACCGAGTCCGGTTTGGAATCCATTGGCGCCCAACCGCACCGGATCAGGCCGTCGTCAGTGACCAGTGCGCTCATGACTCCTCGGCGCGGGCATGCGCCGCCTCGTGCTCGGCGGGTTCGGGCTCCTCGGCGATCCCGTAGGCAGCCCGCACCGCGGCCAGTTCGCCACGCACCAGATCCAGCTCGGCACCCAACCGGTCCAGCACCCAGTCGACCTCACTGGTCTTGTAGCCGCGGAAGGTCTGCGTCAGTTTGACCGCGTCGACGTCGGCGCCGGTGACCCCTGAGGCCGGTAGCACCGTCGCGGTGGTGCCCCGCGGCAGGGGCGGCAGCGATTCGCCACGCCCGAACAGCACACTGCCCACGGCAAACAAGACGATGCCGACCAGCACCAGCACGACCAAGTACAGCAGGATCAGGGTCACGCTTCGATAGTGCCTTACCGCACCGACAAGTGGATCAGGGGCGCAGCGTGTTCATCGGCGGCCGGTCCTCCAGACACACCGACGAGGTACGGGCGGTGTAGTCGTCGCCGTCGGCGAAGAACTGGGTCAGCCCGACCCCGGAGTCCGGGATGCCGCAGCGCGACAGCAGCGTGGCGATCACCTGCCGGCTCATCGACGCGAGTTCGGTGAGGGGCCGGTTGCGGTGGGTGCGCACGCCCAGATTGACCTGGGCGATGGCGTCCAGGCCCAGCTTGTCGTAGGTGTCGACGAGCAGACCGATCTCCACGCCGTAGCCCGGCGCGAACGGCACCGAGGTCAGCAGTTCGCGGGTGCCGGCGTATTCGCCGCCCAGTGGCTGCAGCAGGCACGTCAGCTCCGGGCGCAGCGCGGCCAGCAGCGGCCGGGCGACCAGCTCGGTGACGCGGCCACCGCCGTTGGCGTCCTCGGCACCGCTGACCTTCAGCGGGCGCCGGTAGAAGCCCTTGACCAGGTGCACCCCGTCGGCGGTGAGCAGCGGACCGAGCAGCTTGGGCACGAACATCGGGTCCGGATCGATCAGGTCGGAATCGACGAACGCGATGATGTCTCCGGTGGTCGCCGCCAGCGAGCGCCACAGCACCTCGCCCTTGCCCGGGCGCGGTTCGAGTTCGGGCAGGGCGGTTTCGCGGCTGATCACCCGGGCCCCGGCCGCGACGGCGCGGAATTCGGTGTCGTCGGTGGACCCGGAATCCAGCACGATCAGCTCGTCGACCAGCCCGCCCAGCAGCGGCGCGATGGTCTCCACCACCGCCCCGACGGTCTCCTCCTCGTTCAGCGCCGGCAGCACGACGGAGACGGTGCGGCCGGCTTTGGCGGCCTCCAGCTCGGCGATCGTCCACATCGGTCGGCTCCAGCTGTGGTCGGTGAGCCATGAATGGCCGGTGATTCCGGTGGCCAGGTCAGGCGAGAGTGTCATGCCAGTCCCCTCACGGTCCGCGTCGGTGGACGCTCCCCTTGGATGGACGCGACCATTTCCAGTACGCGTCGTGTAGGTCCCACCTCGTGTACCCGGAACATCGCAGCTCCATCGGCGGCCGCCAGTGCGGTCGCTGCCAGGGTGCCTTCCAGGCGTTCAGTGAGGCCCACACCCAGAGTCTCCCCGACGAAATCCTTGTTACTCAGGGCCATCAGGACCGGCCATCCCGTATTTACAAGATCTTTTACGTGGCGCAACAAACTAAGACCGTGGTAAGTGTTTTTGCCGAAATCGTGCGTCGGATCGATCAAGATCGCGTCCTTGGACACCCCGACCTCGACCGCGTGTTCGGCCGCCGCGGTCACCTCGGCGATGACATCGTCCACCGCGCCACGTTCGGTGATGCCGTAGTTCACCCGGAACGGCCTGGTCCGCGGCACCGCGCCGCCGGTGTGGGAGCACACCAACCCGGCATTGAACGCCGCGGCCACCTCCGGCAGGCCCGGGTCGGCGCCCGCCCAGGTGTCGTTGATCAGGTCCGCTCCGGCCGCGCACGCCTGTTTGGCCACGGTGGCCCGCCAGGTGTCGACACTGATGAGCTGGTTCGGGTAGGCGTCGCGCAGCCATTCGATGAAGGGCACCACCCGGGCGATCTCCTCGTCGGCGTCGACGCTGCTGCCCGGACCGGCTTTGACCCCGCCGACGTCGATGACGTCGGCACCGTCGGCGATGACGCGGTGCACGGCGTCTTTGGCCGCCTGGTCGTCGAAGGTGGCGCCGCGGTCATAGAAGGAGTCCGGGGTGCGGTTGACGATGGCCATGATCATGGCCCGGTCGCCGGCGACCGGGCGGCCCAGAAACAATCTCCGGTCGCTTCGCTCGCCCCGCCACGTCGACTGCACGTCACCAGGCTAGCGGCGTGCGAGTTCGGCGCGCTCAACCGCGGTGAGCGCGGTTGAGCGCGCCGAAGCCGTTACGACTTGGGCCGCTTCCCGTCGCGCACCTCGTCGACGTAGCCGTCGTAGAAGGGGACATAACCCTCGTCCCGGCCGGCCAGCACGTAGATCGGGTCCTCGACCTCGGGCCCGTAGGCCTGCTTGCGCAGCTCGACCTTCTGACTCTTGAAGGTCGAGGTGTGCGCGAGTTCCTCGACCACCCGCACGAACAGCGGCACGGCGTAGCTGGGCAGGTTCGCGTAGGCGGCCTTGGCCAGCGCACCGCCGTCGAACTCGGTACCGGACTTGAGCTGCAGGGCCACCATGCCGGCCCGCCCGCCGCAGCCGGGCACCTCGACCCCGAACACCGTCGCCTCCTCGACCTGGTGGTCCGCCGAGATGGCGGCCTCCACCTGGGTGGTGGCGACGTTCTCGCCCTTCCACCGGAAGGTGTCGCCGAGCCGGTCGGCGAAGGCGGCGTGGCCGAAGCCCTGCGAGCGCATCAGGTCACCGGTGTTGAACCAGACGTCGCCGTCCTTGAACGCGTTGTGCACCAGTTTCTTCTCGCTGGCCGACTTGTCGGTGTAGCCGTCGAACGGCTGGAAGCTGGACACCTTGCTCAGCAGCAGGCCGGGCTGGCCGCGCTTGACCCGGCGCAACCGGCCGTCGGGGCCGCGGGCCGGCTCGCCGGTATCGAGGTCGTATTCGACGAACGCGACCGGGCTCGGGCAGATCCCGGTGGTCTTGTCGACGTTGAAGACGTTGACGAAGGCGGTGTTGCCCTCGCTGGCGGCGTAGAACTCGCACACCCGCGGGATGCCGAACCGTTCGGTGAACTCGTCCCAGATGGCCGGGCGCAGCCCGTTGCCGGCGATGACCCGCACCTTGTGCTGGCGGTCGGTCGGCTTGGGCGGCTGGTTGAGCAGGTAACCGCAGATCTCACCGATATAGATGAAGGAGGTGGCGCCGTAGCGGATCACCTCATCCCAGAACCGCGACGCCGAGAACGACTTGCCCAGGGCCAGCGCCGCGCCGGCGTTGATGGCCGATCCGGTGGCCACCGTCAGCGCGTTGTTGTGGTAGAGCGGCAGGCAGCAGTACAAGGTGTCGTTGCTGTTCAGGCGCAGTCCCAGCCCGCCGAAGCCGCCCAGTGCACGGAGCCAGCGGTAGTGCGTCATGACGCTGGCCTTGGGCAGGCCGGTGGTGCCCGAGGTGAAGATGTAGAAGGCCTTGTCCTTGGCCAGCACGGCCGAGGTGACGGCCGGGTTGGTGGTCGGCGCGGTCAGCGACAGCTGGCGCAGGTCGTCGATGGTCAGCAAGCCCTCCGGCTCGGCGCCGCTCTCCCCGATGGGCTCGATCAGGTCGTGCTCGGCGACCACGGCCCGGGCGTTGAGCAGACCGAAGCTGTGGGCCAGCACATCACCGCGCTGGTGGTAGTTCAGCATCCCGGCGACCGCGCCACATTTGACCGTGGCCAGCATGAGCAGCACCGCGTCGGGCGAGTTGCGCAGCATGATGCCCACGACGTCGCCGTGGCCCACCCCTTTGGCGGCCAGCACGGCGGCATAGCGGTTGACCGTCTCGTTGGCCTGCCGGTAGGTGTACTGCTGGTCCTCGAACTTGAGGAAAACCTTGTCGGGGTACTGGGCGGCCCGATCCTGGAACACTTTGCCGATCGAGGTCTTGGCCGTCGGCCGCGCGGCCAGCCCGGTGACCAGCCCGCGCACGATCGCGGGAGCGTCGGCGAGGAACCCTGGGAGTTGGGTGGCGATATCGAGCAGACCGACGCTGGCGCGGGATGTGTCGTTACTCATGAGTAAGAACTCTAGTGAGCGATCTCACCGGGGGCACATGCGGCCATGGCCGCGTCCACATTGTTAACCACGATCAGGCGATCGAGGGCGGTGGCGCCGACGTACCCGGTGTCGACGAGACCGCGCAGCCAGCTGAGCAGCCCGTCATAGTGGCCGAACGGGTCGAGCATGACGATCGGCTTGTGGTGCATCCCGAGATAGCCAGCAGTCCATGCCTCGAAAAATTCTTCGAGAGTGCCAATGCCACCGGGCAACGCGATGAACGCGTTCGCGCGTTCCTCCATGACCTGCTTGCGCTCCCGCATGGTGTCGGTGACGATCAGCTCGTCGGCGTCCACGTCGGCGAGTTCGCGGTGCACCAGCGCCTTCGGGATGACTCCGACGGTGCGACCGCTGTGCTGGCGCGCCCCGTCGGCGACGGCGCCCATCGCCGAGACGTTGCCGCCGCCGGAGACGAGCGTCCAGCCGCGGTCGGCGATGGCGCGGCCCACGTCGTGGGCAAGCGTGAGCAGTTCGGGGTGTGTGGGGCCGGAGGCGCAGTAGACGCACACCGCCCAGGCAGGGGTTTCGGCCACGGGGCAAAACGTTACCGAGCGTCCCGTGGCCGCCATACACTGCGGCGGTGCCTGATCCCGTAGCTGAGTCGCTGCAGGCGCGGTTGGCCCGAGCGCAGGAGCTGGCCTGGCAGGGCCGCGGGCGGGAGGCCGACGCGGTGCTCGCGGCGGTTGATCCGGCGACATTGGACGAGGCCGATCTGCTGGCGTGGGCGCTGCCGCGGGCGGCCAACCAGTTCTGGATGCTCGACGAGCCCGAGCGGGCGACGGCCTTCCTGCGGACGCTGCGCGGCCGGGTGTCCTCGGATGCGACGGTGGACGCGTTGTTGGGCACGTTCGCGATGAACGCCGGGGACCTACAGCGGTGCCGGGCGTTGTCGGCGTCGGTGCTGGCGTCGCCGACGGCATCGGATCAGGCGATCGGTTGGGCGGCGTCGGCGGCGGCTTTGGCGCATGCGCGGATGGGCGAGTTCGGCCCCGTCGACGCGTTGGCGTCGCGGGCGATCGCGGCGGGCCATCCCGGCTTGCTGCGCTTCACCTCCGGTTACGGACAGGTGCTTGCCGCGGTGTTCGGCGCCGAGCTGGACCGGGCCGAGGAGCTGGCCGCCGAGCTCACGGGAGACTCCGGGCCTGGACACTGGGTGGGCCAGGTGCTGACCGCCGAAGTGTTGACCGCGCGCGGTGACCTGGACGCCGCGGTGGGGTTATTGCGTTCGACGGCGGACAGTTTGGCGCCGACCGGCTATTCGTGGACTCCGTTGGCGTGGATGTTGTTGGCGCAGACGCTCGGCCAGCAGGGGTCGACGGTGGCAGCGGCAAAGGCATTGGGGCGAGCAGAGTCTCGGCACGGTTTGAAGTCGATGCTGTTCGCGCCGGAGCTCGCACTGGCCCGGGCGTGGACGAGCTGGGCCCGCAAGGATTCGATCGGCGCGGTGAGCGCCGCGCGGGAGGCTTTCCGCGCGGCCGAGCGCGGCGGTCAATCCGCGGTGGCATTGCGCGCCGCGCACGACGCGGTGCGACTGGGGGACGTGCGAGCGGCGGCGGCGCTGGAGGGACTGTCCCTGCCGTGTCCGTTCGCCCGGGTGACGACGGTCCACGCGCGAGCGCTGGCGGCGCGCGACGCGGACGGCTTGGCCGCGGTGGCCGACGAGTGGCTCGATCTCGGGTTCGGCGCCGCGGCCGCCGACGCGGCGCGTCAGGCGCAGGAAATGGTGGACCACGGCGGGGAGTCGCGGCAATAAGATCGATGTCGTGACAGGGGGGATCACGTGAGCGTGCTGGACGCGTTTCTGTCGACGTGGTCGAAGGCACGCGAGACCTTCGGCACGGGGACACCGCAATCCGGTGAA harbors:
- a CDS encoding LOG family protein; the protein is MAETPAWAVCVYCASGPTHPELLTLAHDVGRAIADRGWTLVSGGGNVSAMGAVADGARQHSGRTVGVIPKALVHRELADVDADELIVTDTMRERKQVMEERANAFIALPGGIGTLEEFFEAWTAGYLGMHHKPIVMLDPFGHYDGLLSWLRGLVDTGYVGATALDRLIVVNNVDAAMAACAPGEIAH
- the glgA gene encoding glycogen synthase; this translates as MRVAMMTREYPPEVYGGAGVHVTELVTQLRRLCEVDVHCMGAPRDTAIVAQPDPALTSANAALSTLSADLVMVNNAADATVVHSHTWYTGMAGHLAALLHGVPHVLTAHSLEPLRPWKAEQLGGGYRVSSWVEKTAIEAADAVIAVSSGMRDDVLSTYPALDPSRVHVVRNGIDTTVWYPTPPEPGESVLTELGVDLGKPIVAFVGRITRQKGVAHLVAAAHKFDPDVQLVLCAGAPDTPEIAAEISSAVQELARSRTGVFWVREMLPIGKIREILSAASVFVCPSVYEPLGIVNLEAMACSTAVVASDVGGIPEVVADHSTGLLVHYDAADTAFFEQRLADAVNTLVADPERARRYGAAGRQRCIDEFSWAHIAEQTVEIYRKVQR
- the folP gene encoding dihydropteroate synthase; this encodes MIMAIVNRTPDSFYDRGATFDDQAAKDAVHRVIADGADVIDVGGVKAGPGSSVDADEEIARVVPFIEWLRDAYPNQLISVDTWRATVAKQACAAGADLINDTWAGADPGLPEVAAAFNAGLVCSHTGGAVPRTRPFRVNYGITERGAVDDVIAEVTAAAEHAVEVGVSKDAILIDPTHDFGKNTYHGLSLLRHVKDLVNTGWPVLMALSNKDFVGETLGVGLTERLEGTLAATALAAADGAAMFRVHEVGPTRRVLEMVASIQGERPPTRTVRGLA
- a CDS encoding DivIVA domain-containing protein translates to MTLILLYLVVLVLVGIVLFAVGSVLFGRGESLPPLPRGTTATVLPASGVTGADVDAVKLTQTFRGYKTSEVDWVLDRLGAELDLVRGELAAVRAAYGIAEEPEPAEHEAAHARAEES
- a CDS encoding glucosyl-3-phosphoglycerate synthase, with protein sequence MTLSPDLATGITGHSWLTDHSWSRPMWTIAELEAAKAGRTVSVVLPALNEEETVGAVVETIAPLLGGLVDELIVLDSGSTDDTEFRAVAAGARVISRETALPELEPRPGKGEVLWRSLAATTGDIIAFVDSDLIDPDPMFVPKLLGPLLTADGVHLVKGFYRRPLKVSGAEDANGGGRVTELVARPLLAALRPELTCLLQPLGGEYAGTRELLTSVPFAPGYGVEIGLLVDTYDKLGLDAIAQVNLGVRTHRNRPLTELASMSRQVIATLLSRCGIPDSGVGLTQFFADGDDYTARTSSVCLEDRPPMNTLRP
- a CDS encoding DNA-3-methyladenine glycosylase I, whose product is MSALVTDDGLIRCGWAPMDSKPDSVLYREYHDTEWGQPVRDSAALFERVSLEAFQSGLSWLVILRKREHFRKAFKRFDVDKVARFTERDVQRLLADEGIVRNRAKIEATIANARAVSDLDVEFADLLWSFAPERRERPADMSAVPAVTAESTAMAKELKRRGFRFVGPTTAYALMQATGMVDDHIASCWVPSAT
- the fadD6 gene encoding long-chain-acyl-CoA synthetase FadD6; the encoded protein is MSNDTSRASVGLLDIATQLPGFLADAPAIVRGLVTGLAARPTAKTSIGKVFQDRAAQYPDKVFLKFEDQQYTYRQANETVNRYAAVLAAKGVGHGDVVGIMLRNSPDAVLLMLATVKCGAVAGMLNYHQRGDVLAHSFGLLNARAVVAEHDLIEPIGESGAEPEGLLTIDDLRQLSLTAPTTNPAVTSAVLAKDKAFYIFTSGTTGLPKASVMTHYRWLRALGGFGGLGLRLNSNDTLYCCLPLYHNNALTVATGSAINAGAALALGKSFSASRFWDEVIRYGATSFIYIGEICGYLLNQPPKPTDRQHKVRVIAGNGLRPAIWDEFTERFGIPRVCEFYAASEGNTAFVNVFNVDKTTGICPSPVAFVEYDLDTGEPARGPDGRLRRVKRGQPGLLLSKVSSFQPFDGYTDKSASEKKLVHNAFKDGDVWFNTGDLMRSQGFGHAAFADRLGDTFRWKGENVATTQVEAAISADHQVEEATVFGVEVPGCGGRAGMVALQLKSGTEFDGGALAKAAYANLPSYAVPLFVRVVEELAHTSTFKSQKVELRKQAYGPEVEDPIYVLAGRDEGYVPFYDGYVDEVRDGKRPKS
- a CDS encoding DUF3117 domain-containing protein, which codes for MAAMKPRTGDGPLEATKEGRGIVMRVPLEGGGRLVVELTPDEAAALGDELKGVTS